The genomic interval cagaATTCCTCTCCAATCTGACATTGTATCCGAGACTAATATTTAGACCTAATAACAACTTGAATACTAATAATGAAATGCTACTGATAGTAACATAGTGTAATGGTAATAGTGAAGTTGCAGAGACAAGCCACGtgcccccccaccctccccacccCCGTCACAACCCAGAGAAACATAATTCAAGAAGATTATAGATGATGATGCCTATGTTGTGATTTTTATCAGTCATGTACTACTTCAATCATCTCTAATCAAATAATATGCCTTTCATTCCAGGAGAAAGCTGCTGTTCAGCTCTTAAGACAGCGGCGTAGCCATAGAGAAGACCAGGAACTTCAGTGTGTCATTAGGGAAACCttggctctgattggctatgtGGATCCAGTCAAAGGTCGTGGAATCCGAGTGCTCTCAATCGATGGTGGTGGCACAAGGTACTGATCCTTCTCCTCATGGTTAACCTACTGAAGTATTACAATGAACTGTAACTGTTATAAAGGCGTACAAGCACATTTTTCTCTTGAATCACTTTTCTGttttctcccctgtctcttttcaGAGGGGTGGTGCCACTGCAGGTCCTCAAGCAGCTGGAAGCGGAAACAGGCAAGCAGGTTCACCAGCTGTTTGACTACATCTGTGGAGTGAGCACAGGTAAGACAAACCCTGACTCACCTACACATTGAGGACTCAACACCTGAGCTTGAATCATTTAACCATTGTCATGCAACTAATTTGTCCTTTCCTGTCTGTTTGTCCTTCTTTTGTGTGACAGGGGCAGTGTTGGCCTTCATGCTTGGCCTGGCCCGTTTCTCTCTAGAGGAGTGTGCAGATATGTACCGTCGTTTTGGCTCGGATGTGTTCCGTCAGAACCCCTTGGTGGGCACAGTGAAGATGGGCTGGAGTCACTCCTACTACAGCACCGAGACCTGGGAGATGATACTGAGGTATGACAGTTTTTACTGTTCAGTCAACCGTGCTTGAATCATAATGAAGAATTCCTGAATTCTTAAAATGTCAAACCATGGTTCTGCTCTCATCTGTGTACTGTTTGTATTTCATGGGACCTTCTACAGAGAGAAGATGGGCGACCAAGTTCTGATTAAAACAGCCAGGGATGAGTTGAGCCCCAAGGTAATGTCACTACTCACTCCACCCTTTTTTGTGTTACCTGTTCTTACATTTATATGGTGAAAATTGACCATGGTGTTTTTCTAAATGGTTGTTCAGGTGTCAGCGGTGAGCGCCGTGGTGAACTGGGGGACCAGTCCCAAAGCCTTTATCTTCAGGAACTACAATCACAGCCCAGGCCGTCTCAGCCGCTACGCAGGGGGGTCTGGGTACCAGATGTGGCAGGCGGTGAGAGCGTCGTCCGCTGCCCCGGGATACTTCCAGGAATTCCCCTTACACAGTGACATCCATCAGGTAAGACTTTATTGgcttcttctctctgtttctgataGCCTATGCTGACTGAGACTGTGGTTCTATAGAGGTGAAATCAGCTATAAAAGCACTGCACAGATCAAGCTAATGCCCATACACTTTCTGTTGTTTGAGAGGGGTGTGGAATTCAGGATCCTTGATAGGAAAGATATGTGCAAAACTGTAATGTTTTTTCATTCAGAGTGAGATGCCCCATGTACAATGAAATTCACTGCATACCATGCGTACCAACAAATCCTGACTCAAAATGTATGTCCCTTTGTAGGATGGTGGCCTCATTCTAAACAACCCTTGTGCCCTCGCCGTCCACGAGAGCCGTCTCCTGTGGCCCAACCAGCCTTACCAGTGTGTCCTGTCGCTCGGCACCGGTCGCTATGACAATGCTAAGCGGAGCCCGGGCACCTCCACCAGCCTGCGTGCCAAGATCAACCACCTGATCTGCAGTGCCACCGACACCGAGGGGGTCCACACCCTCCTGGACGACTTGTTGGCCCCAAACGTCTACTTTAGGTTCAACCCCATGCTGAGTGCCGAGGTATCCCTGGATGAGAGCAGCGTCAGGGCCATGGAGCAGCTGCAGGCTGACACCCAGGTCTACCTGGACAGGAACAAGCCCAAGATGGCCAGGCTGTGTAAGGTGCTGGGGCAGGAGCGCACTGCGCTGAGCCACACCAAGGACTGGGTCAGTGAGAGAGCCTGGGAGGTGCAGCAGAGCTGGGTTTGAGGGTCCTAGGTCACAGGTCACAGGTTAGGTTTTATTACTCAGTGCCTGTAGTTTTaccctgtttttatttttaaaacgtTTTAGCAAACTCTTCCTTCCTCCCAAATGCTCACATACACCTTTCTGTTTAAATGACTGTGTAAGTACGTGTTTCTATATATGAACACCAAAATGAGGAAATGCATAGTTGGAGCTCTGTTACTCCATGCAAAGGGCTCTGTCTGTCATGCATTTATGGATGCAAAATCAAAACTGCATagtcatttatatatatattcagtaCTGTATATGTATTGGTATGAATGAGGATGCACTTAAGTGTATTTGCACtttcagacctgggttctaatacTATTTAGGGTATTTCAATTACTTTTAAAGACATGTGGAAGTAAGTATTTCATTTTTTGTAAAAACTAATTTAAGACAAGTAGTTGAATATTGGAATTTATTTGGAAATACACTTggaaagtatttgaaaatactccCATTCATTTACCTGaggtatttgaaaatactttAAAGCAGAAGGATATTTATATGGAATAATTTGAAAAATAATTCCAATAGAAGTAGTTGATTCCGGCCACGTTATTTGAAAATACTAAAATGcacagaaaataagtatttaaatcacatgtatttgaacccaggtctagcACTGACCGTATATTGAAGATGTATGCACTGAGGGAATTCGTGTAGCTGCTAGTGATATGTGTTATCTCATATTATTACAAAACATTTGTTAATGTTAAacctatttatatatttttaaaaacacaTTATTATTGAAAAATGATATGCTGTGTTTTGTAAGATGCCTCTTAAAAGCTCTGAAGTGTACAGCAAACTTGTCCCTCACATAATTGTGAAATATCTGATGATGTGCTCAGCTGAGGCCTTTACATTCAAGTTGTAACATATCTATCTTCTCAGACCCAGTAATTCCCCACCCAGATTTGGATTGGTGATGTAACAATTGAGCAATTAAAAAGCAGCTTGTGGTATTGACTTTGTACTGCTGGAGTTTGAGGGGTTAATGGCAGCCTGCCTGCGTCTAGAGGCTGTACCCACCCTGGTCAGTCACTATAAAGGACACACTTTGTTTGGGACAGAAATGCTTtgttagagagagaatgagtgtgcATGTGCCAGCCAGAGAGAAGACATAAGTTCAGTAACCCCCAGCCTTTCACTCAACAAAAGCACAGATAACAAAAGAAATGAAATTACTTTAGACATCAAATCATCTTCGATCTATGCCATATGATAGTCCTCTTCCCCATTTTGACTGATTGCTGTATGAAGAAATGACATGTTATGAAGACATTCTGCCTCTTTTTCAGCTGATGGTGACAGCTGATCTGTCACAATGGATGGAGATGACATTATGTTTGTTGTATCCACATCACACAAAGGACATCAGATGGTGCCCCTTTGACAAGTCGTGGGACCAGAACAGAGTTTGACCTGATTTTAACCTCTGAAGTCCTCATGAAATATTGACACGTGTCCTGCATGTGGTTGGAAAGAATTCCTGTTTTTCCCGATAACACACATTAGACCAGAGAAGATCAGAGTCCACTGAGAAACCGATGGAGGAAAAGGGCTGTTCAATGTAAGAACTAAATCTGTCAAAAAGGAAAGAGAGATGACAGGAAATACCGCAGGTAACTTTGTTTTATTTCCTTGAATTTCATCTGATTCTTTTGAATGCAGAGAAATCTTGATGAAACCTGTCAAAATGTTCTGCTGCTCATTGGTAACTAACTAATGTAATATCCCATTTTGAAGAATGTGGACCTTAACGAGCTCAGTACAACACTATTGTTTAGGTTTTTGTTGTACTTTGTAAAGAAACAAGCAGATCTAAACCTCCAGTTATGTAAATGTGCAGTGCTGAGAGTCATTGATACTGGCAGTTAAAAGCAGTAATTGATTATGTATTTAATATGGCAATGAAGAGATACAGTAATTTGTAATATAACATAAGTTATTGATTTCTACGCAGTGTTACAGAGTCCAAATGAGAATGATGAGAAGAATAGAGCGGTCCCTCTTAAGTGGAATTTCTCTCCTCCCAACCCCTACTTCCTGCTGATGACGCTGTGTATTGAGTGACGGGTTGCCTCTGTCTCCATTCCTGAACAGGCAGCTTGTGTAGAGATGGAGAAATCCTCCCACATGCCATCTGCTCCTAGCCAAGCCCTGGCCACACATGCCAAAGGGGACCCACGGGACATAGAGACCTTGTTGTCCTCACGGAGCTGTGCGTCTCTCGAGCCCTTCACACCGTGCAGTCTGGTGCATGGTACTGGTCAGACTGAAACCCTGCTCAGGTCAAATACATGGGAAGAAGAAATCCAAGGAGCTGAACATTTTTCGCTTTTCTTTCCTTTTTGAGGGGCCTCAACTTCTGTTCAATCACAATGATGTGGTGGGAAAGACAAGGCTGAGCCACACTCAAGTTCTGTTCTCATCCCTGTGACATTGTTATATCTCTGTCACTGCGAAAACCTCAATGGTTTATGTCAAGGTCATCGTCAGAGCTGATTGTGACCTGTGACTCCAAGCCCCCTTTGCAAAAGATCCTTTAAAACCCTTTTGCACAAACCTGCAGATATAATTAATTGGTTTTCATGTCACCCTTGCCATTTGTCATGGTCCATTCTAGCATAGAGTGCAGTATGCTGTATATTCATGCTTTAGTGCTGTGTCTGGATTCCTTGGCACCTACACAGATCAGAACTATGTGGAGAGGCTTGAGTTGGCTTTTGTTTCCCACAAAGAGAGAGGCCCTCTTCAAGGGTCCTGTGCTGTTTCTAGAAAAGAAAGCATTTAGTTTGCCTGAAGGGTCCTCGGCTGAAGGGCTTTGACCTTTCCCCTTTTTGAAGATGTCAGTCTGAATTTTTTATCTCGCTTGGGTGTACTGTATCAGAGTGGTCCAGAATGGGAATAGAACATGCTGATTAGCTACATATTGGAAGGAGAAAATAGTGGGAAGATGGACGGAGTGCCAACAAGTGTTTATCGCACAAAGGGAAGTTTGTTTGTCTGCATGTTTAGATACCATAAAATCACATTCAACACAGTTCACAATCAGACAAAACAGACACAGCTTGATACAAATACACCTCTGATTTGGCTGTAAATCAATATTGTTCATCCCCTGTAACAGCCTTTGTGATAAGGTCATATGCCAGAGTTTTTTTCTTGCATGTAAAATTCATGTAAAATAGTTTTCAGTAGCCAACAGTAAGGCCCACATCACTGACATCATCAAAAACTATAAGCATGCAAACTATGTGCATACTATGGGCTGGCTGGTGAGTTAGAGTATTTTGGTGTAAATACTAATAAGCCCATAAGAAGCGTGTGGAACTGCAATGGAGATAAAGCATTGTTGTTTACACAGCTTTGAGTTTAATACAAAATATGATGTCTGGCTTCCCTCATAATTTCCTCCACCTAGGCATCATCATATTGAGTCAGTATACAAGGTTGTGACCACAGACCATAGACAGGTTAGCTGGCAACGTCACAGAAACTATGCACACGCTTCAGTGGGGCAGAAATGTGTGTGCTGTGATTCTAGATGGCCAGAAAGCaggcaacaatgacaagaagtaAGTGACTTGTTTCAGCTAGTTTTATATTTGTCCTTGAGACCATGCCatgttttgactgatgtcatgtctatgctaatacatgagagagagagagagagagagagagagagagagagagagagagagagagagagagagagagagagagagagagagagagagagagagagagagagagagaggtgtagggagcCATGGATTTTATCCGTTTACTGCACTAACTGGACACTGGAATTGTGGAGAAACTCAAATGCATTGGAAAGTCTTGTAGACGATTGGGAAGAGGGAACCCTGATGCGATTTCACTTGAAGGATTGTACTTATGAAAGGTAACACAGATGTAATGAGctaaggagaggaggaaaagttTTGATAAGGGTTGTTGATGAGTTGATCAATGAATCTGATCAATGATCTGTTTTGCCGCGCTTTATGTTGAACAGTAAGTCAACACAACCTATTGTGGCCCTGCtagatggtgatatactgtaacAGTGTACAGTgctgtatatttaagcaataaggcacgagggggtgtggtatatggctaatGTCAATTAGAAACTTGGTTATTTGAGCCCGaatgatgattggctgaaagccatggtactgtatatcagacgtaataccacgggtatgacaaaaaatatattttgactgTTTTAATTATGTTGGTATCtagtttataatagtaataaggcacctctggggtttgtggtatgtgGCCAAAATACCATAGCTAAtggctgtgtccaggcacagcCCTTAGAAGTGGTTTGTTGTCcatatacaatgcattcggaaagtattcagaccccttgactttttccacattttattacgttacagccttattctaaaatgtattacataaaacaaattcctcatcaatctacacacaataccaaaatgacaaagcaaaaataggtttttagattttttttgcaaatgtataaacaattaaaaaaaaacagaaacccCTTATTTGCATAAATATtcagacttgaaattgagctcagatgcatcctgtttccattgaccatcatTGAGATTGTCGTGGAAATTGTACAtagggacactcaaagtcaatcttaaattaaTCATTGTTTATTAACAGCATGCTGGAGAGGTCAGAGTCAAACTTAGATGCATTAAGTACCGGTCTGAAGTGAGCTCCACTGGGGTAGTCCCATTAGTTCtcttatactgtatactgtttacacagacaagttatatttgcatgatttagcttattcatCATTCATAAATAATTCATCATTAACATGTGGTTcatgcatgtgacagaccaatacctcatgaggcttcttctctccaagctgagaccttgaaactgagagaTCCTTTTCGTTCTCAAAACAAGGTTCTGGGCATTCTGCCAAATTGCTCACTGATAGTGAGGATTCCTCCCAGGTACGCtcaatcagtcacttgcatgaacatAGAAATAGGTTATTAGAGAAGCACAAACAGAatgttcctacaacttgattggagtccacctgtggtaaattcaattgattggacatgatttggaaaggcacatacctgtctatataaggtcccatagttgacagtgcatgtcagagcaaaaacaaagccacgaggtcgaaggaattggccTTAGAGCTcgaagacaggattgtgtcaaggcacagatctggggaagggtaccaaacatgtatgcagcattggaggtccccaagaaaacagtggcctccatcattcttaaattaaagaaatttggaaccaccaagacccttcttAGAggtggccgcctggccaaactgagcaaatgggaaagaagggccttggtcagggaggtgaccaagaggtgaccaagaagaacccaatggtcactctgacagaattcCAGAGTTCCTTTATGGAGATGGGAGTACCTTCCAGAtgggcaaccatctctgcagcactccaccaatcaggcctttatgatagagtggacagacggaagccactcctcagtaaaatgcacatgacagcccgcttggaatttgccaaaggcacctaaaggactctcacaccatgagaaacaagattctctggtcggataaaaccaagatggaactctttggcatgaTTTCCTAGGGTcgtgtctggaggaaacttggcgccatccctacggtgaagcatggtggtgcagGGACAgggagaatagtcaggattgagggaaagattgagggaaagatgaacagagcaaagtacagagagatccttgatgaaaatctgctccagagcgctcaagaactcagactggtgcgaaggttcaccttctaacaggacaacgactttaagcagacagccaagacaacgcatgaatggcttcgggacaagtctctgaatgtccccacatctctggagagacctgaaaatagctgtgcagcgacactccccatccaacctgacagagtttgataagatctgcagagaataatgggagaaactccacaaaaacaggtgtgccaagcttgtagcatcatacccaagaagactcaaggctgtaatcattgcaaaggtgcttcaacaaagtactgagtaaagggtctgaatactattgTAAATGTGAAGTTTTcacattttttatgaatttgcaaatatttcaaaaaacctgtttttgctttgtcattattaggtatattgtgtagattgataagaaaaattgaattgaatccattttaaaataaggctgtaacgtaacaaaatcaaaaaagtcaagggggtctgaatactttccgattgcaCTGTACCAAACcccctcatgccttattgcttaaatacagTATCTCAATTAAGGTACAATCCTAATCAGGTCTTTAATTTTGACCTACAGTCAGACAGCCCCCCACCATTATAAAACAGTCGTCGAAGGAACATGTCGTGGATCCTAGAAACAACATGGTCGTGGAGTGTGAAGCCAAAGGCACCCCCCACCCAATGTAAGAACTGACACATCCAAAACACTTTCTTAATAGGTCAAAACCATGTACAATTTGTGAGCAGCTGTtgtagaacacctttatttacctGATCCAAAAGACTTGCCTTTATCCCTAAGTTTCTCATGGATGCGTAATGGGAAGTACTTCAACGTGGCAAAGGACCCTCAGGCCTCAATGAGGAGACGTTCGGGGACGCTGGACATCTATGCCTGGACTGACCCAGGGGCCTATGAGGGGGAGTAC from Oncorhynchus keta strain PuntledgeMale-10-30-2019 chromosome 27, Oket_V2, whole genome shotgun sequence carries:
- the LOC118359859 gene encoding calcium-independent phospholipase A2-gamma-like isoform X2, whose product is MILISKPKPIQAQLLAHCWLSLSPVNYIQAKDGSVPQHKPVCESPGREDVKTVLQAQVMGRRQAEEMTRALVSSLQQAFSPEAITEVVDELNTHLIRHPGCKAVVWQEKAAVQLLRQRRSHREDQELQCVIRETLALIGYVDPVKGRGIRVLSIDGGGTRGVVPLQVLKQLEAETGKQVHQLFDYICGVSTGAVLAFMLGLARFSLEECADMYRRFGSDVFRQNPLVGTVKMGWSHSYYSTETWEMILREKMGDQVLIKTARDELSPKVSAVSAVVNWGTSPKAFIFRNYNHSPGRLSRYAGGSGYQMWQAVRASSAAPGYFQEFPLHSDIHQDGGLILNNPCALAVHESRLLWPNQPYQCVLSLGTGRYDNAKRSPGTSTSLRAKINHLICSATDTEGVHTLLDDLLAPNVYFRFNPMLSAEVSLDESSVRAMEQLQADTQVYLDRNKPKMARLCKVLGQERTALSHTKDWVSERAWEVQQSWV